Part of the Lampris incognitus isolate fLamInc1 chromosome 1, fLamInc1.hap2, whole genome shotgun sequence genome is shown below.
CTGCTCCCAATCAGTGTAATTCGTCTTCCCGCAGCAATGCAACTAAAAAAAAATTCATAGATATAAAACAAATGAGCAGTCACTAAACACATTTCTGTGCAATACAGAAATGggtgaaaaaaaacttttaatatcaAGTTATAATGGGCCACACAAGGCATATGGAGCAGGCGTCGTATTGCTTTCATTGAACAAATTACTAAGTACACCAAAAGACCGCAGGGCCTCAGTTTCTTGATACTTTCAATAACTCTCTAAGATAAGGTAAGATAAGACCAACATGATTAGACTGAAGGTAAAACTCCAACTTACAGTCCTCTGAATGGTGTCCACTGCAGCACTTTGACTGTTGGTTGTATTGTAGTTGGTCACAGCATTTTcataggcatcctttaatatgGCCTTGATCTGAGcagtccccccccaaaaagaacaaacaaaaacaaaaacaaataagtgGTCAGTTTTGGCTGACTGTTTTACATGCTTTAACACTACACCAGTTCACTGACGTGTGCCAATATCTTACCTCATGCCTGAAGAGGAAGCCTGAGATTCCAGCCACAAGCTCAGCTAGGAACACCAAGGTTAGGAACATAGCATACTAAAGGAACAAATTTATTacattttattatattatatacacaaGGATGAATTTGGATGGTACTAAGAAATGGTGAACATTGCACTTACTAGTTTGAGCATCCATGGGCTTCCGCGGCATGTAGCAAAACAACCGAACAAGCCAAAAATAACAATGGTGGCTCCAGTCCCAATGAGAACATATGGTGCATTGGTGCTCTTGTCAGAAGCCAGGGAGAAATAGGCCTCCAAACTCACCTTTCCCCACACCCCGACGGCCAGCAGGATCATTCCTGTGACCTGCAAGGGACAAGTTGGATCCAATCTCAAGACAGCCAGTGAGGAGGTTCACAAGGTTTATAAACTAATTTCAAGACACAAATTTAAGATTTGAGGTTCAAAGTCATACACCTCCTAGCTAATTAAACACTACCTAaactcttctgtcttttcttctgtttgaaaaaaaaaactgcaatcaCTTAGCTGTGTGGGGTTATTAAATAATACCTGACAAAACAGCTTGAGCTTTGCTGTATGCAAACCAGGACTTGCATGCACTGACCTAGGGCTGGagtgatatggacaaaatcaaatatcatatTTTTGGACTAAATACCTTGAAATCATTACTGTGACGATATTGTGgtgatgactattggtgctttcacaaaacatttacacaatcagatttttgatTAATAATAATCAGTAATGCCCATATAATAACTAAGAAGGCAAGTAACAGAACAGCAAGAAGTCTAGTAAGTTAAAAAAATATATCACTTTACTATAACACAagtctttaaaaccaggaaaagacaacacttatgccatatcaTTATTAAATCCAAAATtgcagatgatatctagtcttatgTGAcgatatcgatatattgcccagccccaCACAGACCTAGTAAGAATGAGCAATGAGTGTTCAAAACTATACTTGTTCAAATGTTTCATTATAGTGACATCATGTAAATAGATAAGTA
Proteins encoded:
- the tspan7 gene encoding tetraspanin-7; translated protein: MSAPSRRLQTKPVITCLKTFLISYSLIFWVTGMILLAVGVWGKVSLEAYFSLASDKSTNAPYVLIGTGATIVIFGLFGCFATCRGSPWMLKLYAMFLTLVFLAELVAGISGFLFRHEIKAILKDAYENAVTNYNTTNSQSAAVDTIQRTLHCCGKTNYTDWEQTAYYKESGIPASCCKDNTKCTPKTLKDLEKAKNEVYNVGCFSLLTGVMEANLGIIAGISFGIAFFQLIGIFLACCLSRYITNNQYEMV